From Ipomoea triloba cultivar NCNSP0323 chromosome 5, ASM357664v1, the proteins below share one genomic window:
- the LOC116018815 gene encoding light-regulated protein, chloroplastic, with product MLQAALSFQPSTLPRVTPSKTLVSPLRSISAPRTSLCPSIKATAVANEALMVDYSSMASVFPAEACETIGGDACNVEMYPEVKLNSAPRNNIPRTASEGVEREYLEYNDPKTVFLGEACDDLGGEFCEPEYLRGVH from the exons ATGCTGCAGGCTGCTCTCTCCTTCCAACCATCAACTCTCCCCAGAGTCACACCatccaaaaccttagtttccCCGCTACGTTCCATTTCTGCTCCAAGAACCTCCCTGTGCCCCTCAATCAAAGCCACTGCAGTGGCCAATGAAGCTTTGATGGTCGATTACAGTTCCATGGCCTC TGTCTTTCCAGCTGAAGCTTGCGAGACAATTGGAGGAGATGCTTGCAATGTAGAAATGTATCCTGAAGTGAAGCTCAATTCAGCACCAAGAAACAACATACCAAGGACGGCATCAGAAGGGGTAGAGAGGGAGTATCTTGAGTACAATGATCCCAAGAC GGTATTTCTTGGAGAGGCTTGTGATGATCTCGGAGGAGAATTCTGTGAGCCTGAGTACCTGCGTGGAGTTCACTAA
- the LOC116019568 gene encoding aspartokinase 2, chloroplastic-like, whose product SNPSLHPRPSPSHSLSGSAPPLSPLTLSSFPNPNLPFAPEHSLYRRPPANQRPQNRGRLRRPKDDCEPATGAPQTAAAVHREPASLSVPCRLFPSAISVDFPCPRTFKVRVHDKESVLKDDAPEEEEEEKGHRGNDGQQLTCVMKFGGSSVASAERMREVADLILSFPEERPVIVLSAMGKTTNNLLLAGEKALSCGVSNVSEIEEFTSLKELHLRTIQELGLDVSIISEHLEKLDQLLNGIAMVKELTLRTKDKLVSFGERLSTRIFAAYLNKLGAKAQQYDAFDIGFITTDDFTNADILEATYAAVAKKLYSAWVRDHAIPVVTGFLGKGFKSCEITTLGRGGSDLTATTIGRALGLREIQVWKDVDGVLTCDPTIHPRAKPVPHLTFEEATELAYFGAQVLHPLSMRPAREGDIPVRVKNSYNPRAPGTIITKNRDMSEVLLTSIVLKQNVTMLDIVSTRMLGQFGFLAKVFSTFEDLGISVDVVATSEVSISVTLDPSKIWSRELIRQELDHVVEELGKIAVVNLLPHKSIISLIGNVQCSSLILEKAFRVFRTNDVNVQMISQGASKVNISLIVNDSEAEVCVKALHHSFFESEESGMNMDAASFSNGTVVQSPRH is encoded by the exons tctaaccCTAGCCTCCACCCTCGCCCGTCGCCCTCTCACTCTCTCAGCGGCTCAGCGCCTCCACTCTCGCCTCTCACTCTCTCCTCCTTCCCAAATCCCAATCTTCCGTTCGCTCCAGAGCACAGTCTGTACAGACGACCGCCGGCGAACCAGAGACCGCAAAACAGAGGCCGCCTGCGCCGTCCAAAAGACGACTGTGAGCCAGCGACCGGAGCTCCACAGACTGCTGCAGCCGTCCACCGTGAACCAGCGAGTCTGT CTGTACCTTGCAGGCTTTTCCCCTCAGCTATCTCGGTTGATTTCCCATGCCCAAGAACGTTTAAAGTGCGGGTGCATGACAAAGAATCAGTCTTGAAGGATGATGcgcctgaagaagaagaagaagaaaaaggacaCAGAGGCAATGACGGGCAGCAACTGACTTGCGTGATGAAATTCGGCGGGTCGTCGGTTGCATCTGCTGAGCGGATGCGAGAGGTTGCTGACTTGATCCTCAGCTTTCCGGAGGAAAGGCCTGTCATTGTTCTCTCTGCTATGGGAAAGACAACCAATAACCTATTGCTT GCAGGAGAGAAGGCTTTGAGTTGTGGTGTATCAAATGTATCAGAAATTGAAGAGTTCACCTCTCTAAAGGAACTTCATCTCAG GACAATTCAAGAACTTGGACTGGATGTTTCTATAATTTCTG AACATTTGGAAAAACTGGACCAGCTTTTGAATGGGATAGCTATGGTGAAAGAGTTGACTCTTCGCACTAAAGACAAATTAGTGTCGTTCGGGGAGCGCTTGTCCACCAGGATTTTTGCTGCTTATTTGAACAAGCTTGGGGCCAAAGCACAGCAA TATGATGCATTCGACATTGGGTTTATTACAACGGATGACTTCACAAATGCAGATATATTGGAGGCTACTTATGCTGCAGTTGCTAAGAAATTATACAGCGCTTGGGTCAGAGATCATGCAATTCCTGTTGTTACTGGCTTCCTTGGAAAG GGTTTTAAATCTTGTGAAATTACAACTTTGGGTAGGGGTGGTAGTGACTTGACTGCAACAACAATTGGCCGAGCTTTGGGCTTGCGGGAGATTCAG GTTTGGAAAGACGTTGATGGTGTTCTAACTTGTGATCCTACTATTCACCCACGTGCAAAACCCGTGCCTCATTTGACCTTTGAGGAGGCAACTGAACTTGCATATTTTGGTGCTCAG GTTCTGCATCCACTATCTATGCGACCTGCTAGAGAGGGTGATATTCCTGTCAGGGTTAAGAATTCTTATAATCCAAGAGCTCCTGGTACTATCATAACTAAAAACAGAGATATGAGCGAG GTCTTATTGACCAGTATAGTCCTGAAGCAAAACGTAACCATGCTAGATATAGTTAGTACTCGCATGCTTGGTCAATTTGGATTCCTTGCAAAG GTTTTTTCAACGTTTGAAGATTTGGGTATTTCTGTTGATGTTGTTGCGACTAGTGAAGTCAGTATATCTGTGACACTGGATCCATCAAAAATCTGGAGCAGAGAACTGATTCGGCAG GAACTTGATCATGTTGTTGAAGAGCTTGGTAAAATTGCAGTAGTAAATCTTTTGCCACACAAATCGATAATCTCCCTTATTGGAAATGTCCAGTGTTCTTCGTTGATATTGGAGAAG GCTTTCAGAGTTTTCCGAACTAATGATGTGAATGTGCAGATGATCTCACAGGGAGCGTCCAAG GTGAATATTTCATTGATAGTAAATGATAGCGAAGCAGAAGTATGTGTGAAAGCCCTTCATCATTCCTTCTTTGAGAGTGAGGAATCTGGGATGAATATGGATGCTGCAAGTTTTAGCAATGGTACGGTGGTGCAATCGCCTCGCCACTAA
- the LOC116021274 gene encoding zinc finger BED domain-containing protein RICESLEEPER 2-like, giving the protein MAFESQVSHQSSTHTWDDFDAYCAQVETAEPKRSELVDYLEKGRLKKNELPSDFSCLDWWKMNRMQYPILSRMAADILAIPVTSVASEATFSAGTRVIDSYRASLLPETVQALLCGGDWLRHIHGVTKNKKDKSYQEIYLPLSNS; this is encoded by the exons ATGGCTTTTGAGAGCCAAGTCAGCCACCAAAGTTCTACACATACTTGGGATGATTTTGATGCATATTGTGCACAAGTTGAGACTGCAGAACCTAAAAGATCAGAGTTAGTGGACTATTTAGAAAAAGGGCGTCTTAAAAAGAATGAGCTTCCTAGTGACTTTTCTTGTTTGGACTGGTGGAAGATGAATAGAATGCAGTATCCAATACTGTCAAGAATGGCGGCAGATATTTTAGCTATACCTGTTACTAGTGTGGCTTCAGAAGCAACGTTTAGTGCTGGAACAAGGGTAATTGATTCTTATCGTGCATCATTGTTACCGGAAACAGTACAAGCTTTACTTTGTGGGGGTGATTGGCTTCGACATATACACGGAGTTACCAAAAATAaa aaaGATAAATCGTACCAAGAAATTTATCTACCTTTATCCAACTCATGA
- the LOC116018814 gene encoding uncharacterized protein LOC116018814 isoform X1: MVERFFPLPNPTDMSSCRSRSDHPIILLSGPPSSGKTSLLFQYALNSALEFNGAVVFICSRHKLDTKPPFLSQGIDPSSDIFQRIHIKYIDDDEGIKRYFAAFHIHHVNPVSVIIDDFADFFDERNCQQRYNNARGRDLAMVRTLALCRNAVDSAKESRPCQLLLSDTHQGDSPRWLYIYKRWVSSIYTIRGDGFGSFLLTKSNYFGVGKSDGITTAKYSIALQYLVLEGISEGGEQ, translated from the exons ATGGTGGAAAGATTCTTTCCGCTTCCGAATCCTACTGATATGAGCAGCTGCCGGAGTCGCAGTGACCACCCTATCATTCTTCTTTCTGGCCCTCCATCCTC AGGAAAAACCTCGTTACTGTTCCAGTACGCATTGAACTCGGCATTGGAGTTCAACGGCGCCGTGGTGTTCATCTGCAGCCGTCACAAGTTAGATACCAAACCCCCCTTTCTCTCTCAG GGCATTGATCCTTCTTCCGACATTTTTCAACGTATTCACATCAA GTATATAGATGATGACGAAGGAATTAAGAGATACTTTGCTGCATTCCACATTCATCATGTAAACCCTGTTTCAGTTATAATTGATGATTTTGCTGATTTCTTTGATGAaag AAATTGCCAACAAAGGTACAATAATGCTAGAGGAAGGGACTTGGCAATGGTTCGAACTTTAGCCCTGTGCCGAAATGCCGTTGATTCTGCCAA AGAATCAAGACCATGTCAACTTCTTCTCTCTGATACTCACCAAGGTGACTCCCCGAGGTGGCTTTACATTTATAAGAGATGGGTCTCCTCTATTTACACAATTAGAG GGGACGGCTTTGGGTCATTTCTACTTACGAAGAGCAACTACTTTGGCGTTGGCAAATCTGATGGAATAACAACTGCAAAATATTCTATAGCTCTTCAGTATTTGGTACTGGAAGGAATTAGTGAGGGTGGAGAACAATGA
- the LOC116018814 gene encoding uncharacterized protein LOC116018814 isoform X2 codes for MVERFFPLPNPTDMSSCRSRSDHPIILLSGPPSSGKTSLLFQYALNSALEFNGAVVFICSRHKLDTKPPFLSQGIDPSSDIFQRIHIKYIDDDEGIKRYFAAFHIHHVNPVSVIIDDFADFFDERNCQQRYNNARGRDLAMVRTLALCRNAVDSAKESRPCQLLLSDTHQGDGFGSFLLTKSNYFGVGKSDGITTAKYSIALQYLVLEGISEGGEQ; via the exons ATGGTGGAAAGATTCTTTCCGCTTCCGAATCCTACTGATATGAGCAGCTGCCGGAGTCGCAGTGACCACCCTATCATTCTTCTTTCTGGCCCTCCATCCTC AGGAAAAACCTCGTTACTGTTCCAGTACGCATTGAACTCGGCATTGGAGTTCAACGGCGCCGTGGTGTTCATCTGCAGCCGTCACAAGTTAGATACCAAACCCCCCTTTCTCTCTCAG GGCATTGATCCTTCTTCCGACATTTTTCAACGTATTCACATCAA GTATATAGATGATGACGAAGGAATTAAGAGATACTTTGCTGCATTCCACATTCATCATGTAAACCCTGTTTCAGTTATAATTGATGATTTTGCTGATTTCTTTGATGAaag AAATTGCCAACAAAGGTACAATAATGCTAGAGGAAGGGACTTGGCAATGGTTCGAACTTTAGCCCTGTGCCGAAATGCCGTTGATTCTGCCAA AGAATCAAGACCATGTCAACTTCTTCTCTCTGATACTCACCAAG GGGACGGCTTTGGGTCATTTCTACTTACGAAGAGCAACTACTTTGGCGTTGGCAAATCTGATGGAATAACAACTGCAAAATATTCTATAGCTCTTCAGTATTTGGTACTGGAAGGAATTAGTGAGGGTGGAGAACAATGA
- the LOC116019712 gene encoding protein NEOXANTHIN-DEFICIENT 1 — protein METKQIGSSAGYGNPPWIFTGSALYQLHLVKSKTARAFIPKEFRLVEAFGYTLGGFFLASYDDSPAGTFDELVVLAGIVWNPPTSCAWAARVLVNSDEACMHGRKDVGLPSQVARFSKRMEPIPKASNKGNHFLSMIGLSSFPSTPPNDFLDIKVAEIKGPRAMDMCNINILTPARKLPSKKEWMGPLIKMSLPSFSGRTKHNPNLLKYSCQIECRVRKVVPAKVSGPFTLKAEKESSECQNQSSIIEQEVTPNKRNLSISVLLSKPILALQFSCLKMKVEAPTVVSMCSSRSH, from the exons ATGGAAACTAAACAAATAGGTTCTTCGGCTGGATATGGCAACCCTCCATGGATCTTCACAGGCAG tGCTCTGTACCAACTACATCTTGTCAAATCGAAGACTGCTCGAGCTTTCATTCCTAAAGAGTTCAGATTAGTTGAGGCTTTCGG ATATACTCTAGGTGGATTCTTCCTTGCTAGTTATGATGACAGTCCTGCTGGAACTTTTGACGAG CTTGTGGTGCTTGCGGGAATTGTGTGGAACCCACCTACGTCTTGCGC ATGGGCTGCCAGGGTGCTTGTGAACAGCGATgaggcatgcatgcatggacGAAAG GATGTTGGACTTCCAAGCCAAGTAGCCAGATTTTCAAAG AGAATGGAACCAATTCCAAAGGCATCAAATAAAGGCAATCACTTCCTAAGCATGATTGGGTTGAGTTCATTCCCCTCTACTCCTCCTAATGATTTCTTGGACATAAAAGTAGCCGAGATCAAGGGTCCGAGAGCAATGGATATGTGCAATATCAACATACTCACTCCAG CTCGTAAGCTACCTTCGAAGAAAGAGTGGATGGGCCCGCTCATCAAAATGTCACTCCCTAGTTTTAG CGGTCGCACCAAACATAATCCCAATCTTCTCAAGTACTCTTGCCAGATCGAATGCAG GGTGCGGAAAGTGGTGCCGGCAAAAGTTTCAGGCCCATTTACATTGAAGGCAGAGAAGGAAAGTTCTGAATGCCAAAACCAAAGTTCAATAATTGAACAAGAAGTTACTCCAAATAAGAGAAACCTCAGCATATCTGTGTTGCTCTCAAAACCAATTCTAGCTTTACAGTTTAGTTGTCTGAAAATGAAAGTTGAAGCTCCTACTGTTGTTTCTATGTGCTCATCAAGAAGTCATTGA